In Thermovirga sp., the genomic stretch ATGACCGCCCGCCAGCAGCACTTCGGCTATAACTTCTTCGAAGCAGTCACCCACACGGGCCGGTGGGCCGTTAACGAGAAAAGGATCAGAAAGACGAGCCTTGAACTCCTTGAAAGGGTGGGACTCCTTCAAGTCGCCGAACAGGCCGCGGGAACCCTTCCCTACGGCCACCAGAGACGGCTGGAGATAGCCAGGGCGCTGGCCCTGCAGCCCGAACTGCTCCTGCTGGACGAACCCGCCGCGGGGATGAACCCCGAGGAGGTCCAGGATCTGAACGGCCTCATCAAGGACATCCACGAGGATTTCAGCCTTACGACGCTCGTGATAGAACACCACATGGAAGTCATAATGGAGATCTGCCCCCGTATCGCCTGCATGAACTTCGGAGAAAAGATCGCCGAGGGCGACCCGGAATACATACAGAGCCACCACGAGATCCTGAAGGCCTATCTCGGAGAGGAGGTCGAGGAATGTTGACAAAAGAACCCCTCCTGAGCATCCGGGGCCTTCACGTGAGTTACGGGGCGATACGCGCCATAAGGGGCATCGACCTTGACGTCTATGAGGGCGAGATCGTCTGCGTCATCGGGGCCAACGGGGCGGGCAAATCAACCCTCATGAACGCCATCATTGGCAACGTCAGAAGGGAATCGGGAACCCTGCTGCTCGAAGGGGAGCCCCTGGCGAGGCTGAGTTACCAGGCCGTGTCGCAGGGCGTCTCCCTAGCCCCCGAGGGGAGAAAGGTCTTCGCCCCCC encodes the following:
- a CDS encoding ABC transporter ATP-binding protein codes for the protein MADLILSLDNLNKHFGGVHAVKDFTFRMKRGELAGLIGPNGAGKTTVFNLITGVYSPDSGSIKFNDEEISAKKTYEVISRGVARTFQNLRLFPRSTALENVMTARQQHFGYNFFEAVTHTGRWAVNEKRIRKTSLELLERVGLLQVAEQAAGTLPYGHQRRLEIARALALQPELLLLDEPAAGMNPEEVQDLNGLIKDIHEDFSLTTLVIEHHMEVIMEICPRIACMNFGEKIAEGDPEYIQSHHEILKAYLGEEVEEC